The window AGGGAGTGTCGCTATGCATTTCGGACAACAATTCAGGGAATACAGGGAAGAATATATACATATACGGCAGAAAGAAGCTGCTTACAAGTTGAACATCACGCCGGAAACCTTATCGAACTACGAACGGAGCGAGCGAGGGTTTCCACAGGATTTGATGGCGGTCGCCAAAAGGGTTTTTGACATCCCGGATGATTATTTTCTCGCCATGGTCTTGGGAGAACCTTTGAAATCCGTACGCGCGGATAAAGATGACCGGGCCCAGCAAACCAATGAATTGAAAGAACGCTATATGGATAGTTTTGTCGACAGGCATCGACAACTTTTTGAAGAATCTGCCGAGTTACGTGAATTTGTTACACTGCTCGCCACTCTGACCGAAAAAGATCGGCGAGATTTCCTGAATGCGAATAAAAAAATGTTGGAGTTGATTTTTAAACGGAACAAAAACCGGGAAGCGGATTAAGTTCTTTTACGGACCACCCCAAAAAGCGTTATAATGAAAGGAATGCTTTTCTTAGGGAGTGGTCCGATGCACATGACCGTTGAACGTGTTTCCTATTTACACGAAAAAGAAATTGAAACTTTCCTCGATGAAATCAAACATGCCCTTCGCCCCGACATTCCGGGGGAAGCGCAAGTGATACGACGAGCCACGT is drawn from Sporosarcina sp. FSL W7-1349 and contains these coding sequences:
- a CDS encoding helix-turn-helix domain-containing protein; its protein translation is MHFGQQFREYREEYIHIRQKEAAYKLNITPETLSNYERSERGFPQDLMAVAKRVFDIPDDYFLAMVLGEPLKSVRADKDDRAQQTNELKERYMDSFVDRHRQLFEESAELREFVTLLATLTEKDRRDFLNANKKMLELIFKRNKNREAD